The Methanocella arvoryzae MRE50 genome includes a region encoding these proteins:
- a CDS encoding 30S ribosomal protein S3ae: MARKAGKKVDAFRAKNWYQVIAPAEFNRANIGETLADDPGKMIGRVMESTLGDVTGDWTKQNIKMIFRIEEIGGNSAYTSFLGHELTRDYMRSLVKRRTSKIDANVVVTTKDGFKVRVKPIVLTVKRARTSQIESIRQIMINVVNKRGAELGFTEFINEVVTGKVASEIYKNTKNIYPLRRVEIGKSELVYRPAVAAAKAAPAPEPTPAPAPAPETAAPAEQPKE; this comes from the coding sequence ATGGCGAGAAAAGCAGGCAAGAAGGTTGACGCCTTCCGTGCAAAGAACTGGTACCAGGTCATCGCACCCGCAGAGTTCAACAGGGCCAACATCGGAGAAACTTTAGCCGATGATCCCGGCAAAATGATTGGCAGGGTCATGGAATCCACCCTCGGCGACGTTACCGGCGACTGGACCAAGCAGAACATCAAGATGATTTTCAGGATCGAGGAGATCGGCGGCAACAGCGCTTACACTTCGTTCCTCGGCCACGAGTTGACCAGGGACTACATGCGCTCCCTCGTGAAGAGGAGGACCTCTAAGATTGACGCCAACGTCGTCGTCACCACCAAGGACGGCTTTAAGGTCAGGGTCAAGCCCATCGTCTTAACGGTCAAGAGGGCCCGCACCAGCCAGATCGAGAGCATCCGCCAGATCATGATCAACGTGGTCAACAAGCGCGGCGCAGAGCTCGGCTTCACGGAATTCATCAACGAGGTCGTCACCGGCAAGGTCGCCTCCGAGATCTACAAGAACACCAAGAACATCTACCCGCTCCGCAGGGTGGAGATCGGCAAGTCCGAGCTCGTCTACAGGCCCGCCGTAGCCGCAGCCAAGGCCGCCCCGGCACCGGAACCGACCCCGGCACCCGCTCCGGCCCCGGAGACCGCTGCCCCCGCAGAGCAGCCGAAGGAATAA